ATCGGCGTGCACGCGCCTGAATTCGCCTTCGAGCGCGAACCGGCGAATGTCGCACGGTCGCTGAAGGAACTCGGCATCACCTACCCGGTCGCGCTCGACAACAATTACGTGCTGTGGCGAGCGCTGAATAACAATTACTGGCCGGCGCACTACTTCGTCGATGTGCAGGGTCGCGTTCGCTACCACCATTTCGGCGAGGGAGACTATGCAGGGTCGGAGCGCGTGATCCGCCAGCTGCTTGCCGAAGCGGGCCACGCGCCGGCCGGTCAGTCGATGGCGCCGGTCGCGGCCAGCGGCGCGCAGGCAGGCGCGGCCATCGGTCAGATCGGCTCGCCCGAAACCTATATTGGCTGTGCGCGTGCCGAGCGCTTCGTGTCGCCAGGCGGGCTGCTGACCGACAAGCCGAAAACCTATGCGGGCGCACCGCTGTCGCTGAACGATTGGTCGTTGGAAGGATCATGGCAGGTCAGCCGGCAGAGCGCGCGGTCGCTAGCTGCCGGTTCCAAGATCAGCTTCCGCTTCCATGCCCGCGACCTGCATCTCGTGCTCGGACCAGCAAGCGGGAAGCCGGTGCGCTATCGCGTCCTTCTCGATGGCAAGCCGGTGGGTGCGGACGCTGGGGTCGATGCGGCCTACAGCAGCGGCGTGGTGCGCGAGCAGCGCCTCTACCAACTTGTCCGGCAGAAGGGACCTGTGCGCGACCGTACCTTCACGATCGAGTTCCTCGATCCGGGTGTGGACGCTTTCTCCTTCACCTTCGGCTAGTAGCCGCTGAGGGACATTGCTTCGGCGGGTTGCGGCCGGACGCGAGCCCCTTCGATACCTCCACCTGCGCGTCCCTGAGATCGGCCTGGAATTGCGGATCGGCCTGCAGCCGCGCGAGGATCAGCTTGCCGATCTCGCGGCCGGCGTCGATGTCGCTCTGCCATTGCCCGTCGCAGATGACGCGGTTCTGGCCGAAATCGTCGCCGCGTTGGAGCAGCGCCGTCGAGCGAGCGGGATTGAGCGTCGCGAGGATGTGCCCGAACGCCCAGCCTGTCGCACTTTGCCCGCCGGGGTAGGAGCCTTCGATCCGGAGCATTGCATCGTCGCTTGGCAGGCAACTCGCACCGTTGTGGACGGCAAATGGGCGAGGGCGCTTGTAACGGTTCTTTGCCGGCGAGATCGAGCGCCGGACGTCGATAAAGGTCTTGTTGAGAACGGTGAAAAGGGCCGGGGTGCTTTGCTTGTCGATGTCGGTACCGAGTGCGCAGGAAAATCCGTGCAGAATGACGGGCAGCGAGCGCGAAGCATCGGAGATCGCCTGGTCGTAGCGATCGGTGCCTCGGTATTTCAGCGCCGCTTCTCGCGCGGCCTCGTCCCTTGCCATTTCCGGCGAACCAGCGGCGGGCGGCGGCGGCACGGCCGAGATGACATCGGGAAGCTGGTCGGCGGCGAGATAGCCGCTTGCCGTGGTTGCGGGGACGCCGCGCCTCGACGCATTGCTGCGTTCCTTGGAAGTGCAGGACGCGCCGGAGAGCGCCAGCGCGACGGCCGCCGCAACGCCCACGATCTCTTTCGAACCGGCCACGGCAATCTCCTCTCGAGATGCCTTTCGATAGGCCGCACGAAATCTCGCGCACGGCCCAGCGCCATTATCACGCGCGACCGATCCTGTCGTAGGGAATCAGCGGTTCAGGAGAAGGATGGTGGAGCCGAGGGGGATCGAACCCCTGACCTTCGCAATGCCATTGCGACGCTCTCCCAGCTGAGCTACGGCCCCACGTGTCACGCGCCCTTAGGCGATGGAAGACGTTCTGCAAATGGGAAATTCGGTCTTTTCGGTCAACCTCGGCCGGCATTGAATTCGCTTGCCCAGCGTCGGCCTAGCCCACAAACAACCGCATCGACGGGGATGGGGGATGCCGATGCGGCCGATGCTTGCAGTTTTTGCTTTTATGCTTGTGGCGGCGGCGCCGCCCGCCACGGTGCCGGTCCAGCTAGGCGTCGATACGCCAGCGCCGCTGGCTGGGCGGATTATCGTCTTTGCCGAGCCGGTGAAGCCCGGCGACAAGGCGCCTGAAAGCATCGACGCCAATCCATTCGCTGGAACACTGACTGCTGTTGCCGCGCGCGATGTTCGGTCGCTGTCGAAGGGGCAGGTCGCTGTCGTCGATGCGGATACCGATACGGTGCCTGGCCCATGGTCCCAGCTGCCGTCCGGCAAGTATCGGGTGCAGGCCG
This portion of the Sphingomonas limnosediminicola genome encodes:
- a CDS encoding phosphatase PAP2 family protein, with the translated sequence MAGSKEIVGVAAAVALALSGASCTSKERSNASRRGVPATTASGYLAADQLPDVISAVPPPPAAGSPEMARDEAAREAALKYRGTDRYDQAISDASRSLPVILHGFSCALGTDIDKQSTPALFTVLNKTFIDVRRSISPAKNRYKRPRPFAVHNGASCLPSDDAMLRIEGSYPGGQSATGWAFGHILATLNPARSTALLQRGDDFGQNRVICDGQWQSDIDAGREIGKLILARLQADPQFQADLRDAQVEVSKGLASGRNPPKQCPSAATSRR